The genomic region AGAATTTTTCATTACAATTTTTTGACAATATAGACTGGTCATACCTCTATTATTAATAAAACCGTGTCTAATCACATATTAAATATTTGTTAAATCACATTTAtcatattaaattaataatattttttttgcctcatatatatacatatttggtgaaaactcaggtgaagtcgactttatgtgaagttgatacttAAGAGCCGttggatgaaaatttagtcaaattaatcaaatcatctaatgattctcaaatatcaacttcacgtgaaagtCGACGTCATCCGAGTTTCCACCCACATATTTTGGTCCATTTGGTCATAAGCTCTTCAACTATATATTCTTCATAAAGCATCCTTTTTCCTGTCCATAAAACCGGATACATCACCCTAGGCCTTCATTTGATTACTTTTTTATTCTCGGGCCCATTCATTGCAAAGGTAATGGCATGCAGTGGTCCAAATATCTATTTGGGCAttgtccaaaaaaaaatttaaaaccaaacGGAGCCATATACCATTCCAGCTAAGAAGCTCTCGGCTCTCTGGTAGGTTTTGCATAATTTCACGCTGCTCCCACTCTCATGCCTCATAGACACGTGTTGCCACTACTTTCTTCTAATGAGAATATCTGTAAATCTTTAAATACTTGCATCTGTACATTATTATTTCCCTTATTGAATATATAAGacctaataaattaaataactagATAAATATAATTATGATTCACCAATAATATTCGAATTAAATACGAATAAGTGAATAACAGAGCACATACACGATAGTTTGTTTTGTTTACACCAAGTGATTATATTGAACAAGAAATgggaattatttttaatttaaaaaaatcataaaaaatcaattaaTNNNNNNNNNNNNNNNNNNNNNNNNNNNNNNNNNNNNNNNNNNNNNNNNNNNNNNNNNNNNNNNNNNNNNNNNNNNNNNNNNNNNNNNNNNNNNNNNNNNNNNNNNNNNNNNNNNNNNNNNNNNNNACATATTTAGATACTacaaacaaaaatttttttacctaaaaaagaaatgaagaaaaaaatcaaaagctAATATTTATCATCTACAGAAGCAAATAAAGTAGACAATAATTAGGGTTattaaacaataataacaataattaaaaaaaaaaactgaaaaaggtAAAGCTAAATTTTAACTATCCACACCAAACGTAGAACCTTTACAACTGCTACTACACACGCTCCATTGATCGGAGTTAGTCATCGACGACGACGGCGCAACGCCGCTGCCGCACTTTGCCACCGTCCTCACACTCTCAATCAACGCCTCGGTCCTAGAATCTTGTGCAAGAATCTCCGACAGCTTCTCGGGGCTTATTACAAGCTTCACCTTCCACACACCCGTGTTGTTGTACCTAGGAAGAACCTCATGAGGTTCCCACCATGTGTTCTTGTTattgttagggttagggtttgtgtTCTTTTCACACGTGGACATTCTATATGGTGTTATGTTGGGATTATTGGTTTCGGTTATAGGTACCCTTTTGCTTGATGAAGATAATAATGTTGGGTTTAGAGGTAGGAGGTAGTAGATTTGGCCGCCATGGAGTTCTTCGCCGTTTGATAGAGGCTCTGATATCATGTTATGATACCTGCGAAAAATGCCATGGCCCGGAAACTCGTTTGTTATGCATTCAACTGTGATGGGAGAGTATAGCTCCATGATTCCACCATTTGAAGTCACTACTTTCACCTTCATGTCCTCCAATACACCATTTTGCAACCCTTTGAACACACAATTCCCCATTTNNNNNNNNNNNNNNNNNNNNNNNNNNNNNNNNNNNNNNNNNNNNNNNNNNNNNNNNNNNNNNNNNNNNNNNNNNNNNNNNNNNNNNNNNNNNNAAATAAAGGATTTGGAATGGTGAGGGAGAGAAGGAATTGAACTATTGAAGGAGGTTTCTTGAGGGTTTCTTTCTTGTTTGACTAACCGACACAAAAAGGGATCAAATACTTTTCTTGTTTGTGATCAAGAACTAGATTACTTATATGAAGGAAATTGGATGTATATGGTGACAATAAGTTGGCTTTTATAGTGGGGTGGCCCCACTTGCATCATTAAGGAAGTAATTTATGGCAATTGTTTCTTTAGCACCATTGTTTATATTAGGAGTTAATTATTATATATGAGAAAAACATTCTTAGCTTGAAGATCATTGATGTCAAATAACTAAGATTTTTTAGATATGCTTTTGATGCAATTTTGTTAGATATTGTATGATAAAGTATGATATATTTTCATTACATTTATCTGTTAGATATAAGAGAAAATATAGggaacaatattttttttttgaataacttAAATGattggttaaaaaaaattaattttaattttaaaaattaaattttgaattaattagatataatttttattttgaatggtTAATGCGTCTGCGTCTNNNNNNNNNNNNNNNNNNNNNNNNNNNNNNNNNNNNNNNNNNattaatgataaaataattttttaactattCATATGTATATGTGATTCTTTATGATGTCTCAATATTttctaaataataatataatgtcTTAACTCTGAATATTAATAGCTCCTAATAAGTTATAGATCTTTTTAAATGATTTTGGACTGAGAAAACGCGTTATTGTATGTTATTTATAACTAACATGTCATTAATTATTTTGTTTAGTTATTATTGTATTTTTGTTACAGTAATATTAAGGAGATAATaatctaaattattttattaaatttaatatctataattttatatatttattatatctgaTATTATACATTTATTTTAGaagtaattaataaatataaaatagacaAGTTTAGATTAATTTAggctgattttattattttttaaatatttcttcTGTTTTATTATATTCTTAGCATCTAATATTAAGGTGCTAAtaagatataaataaaatatttgagagCACCTTTTTTCTTGATTGGGAGCATCTTAGCATTTGTCTTATAGCATGCATTATGATCATCCTTTATTTTGTGAAGGCAAATGGCAATTATAAGATACAAATTAATTAGATTTTGGTCAACGATGATATAGGGGGATCATGATTCACGGTCAACATGTCTCATTACGCTAATAATGCTGAACTTGTTTTCTATTCATTCATGGGGCGGGGTACTTGTATCCATTGTTTACCTTTGCTTTAGAAAGAGGACCCACTTTTCACCGACAGACAAAAAAACAAGATGAGTGAGGTGTTGCAAAAAGTAAAAGGtttcaatatttaaaaaaaaaaaaagaaaaagaaaagtttggttttgatttggtaaacattgttcacattgttcNNNNNNNNNNNNNNNNNNNNNNNNNNNNNNNNNNNNNNNNNNNNNNNNNNNNNNNNNNNNNNNNNNNNNNNNNNNNNNNNNNNNNNNNNNNNNNNNNNNNNNNNNNNNNNNNNNNNNNNNNNNNNNNNNNNNNNNNNNNNNNNNNNNNNNNNNNNNNNNNNNNNNNNNNNNNNNNNNNNNNNNNNNNNNNNNNNNNNNNNNNNNNNNNNNNNNNNNNNNNNNNNNNNNNNNNNNNNNNNNNNNNNNNNNNNNNNNNNNNNNNNNNNNNNNNNNNaaaagtatttttttaattatttttaaaaggtacaagtataatatttttaatttatcataTACAAAATAAAgtgtttataataattttaaaacgtACAAACACCTAAATTAGTCAAGATCAATATTGTGTTTTCGAGATAAAAATATAAGGACAGTAAATATAAAATGTTACTATAACTctctataataaaaaaatacttttagaaaatagaaataaaaaattattcatatTTTGTTTAGATATTTTGAATTCCGCTAAGAaatcaatggaatatttgtataatgtgtacaatgggttatgagttaaaaaatgaacatcacccatactatccagaataaccatccgatatcagggataataaacatctcatgtcaccaaggatcgaactcttaaCCTTTCGGATCTAAAGCTCTGATACTatatcatgaaaccactcatcccaaaaatttAAGCTGAtagaaaaaggtaacactaatagttatatctctaatactgaatCGGATATCCCTAAACCtcaattgtacacattgtatagatattccattggctccctataTTTTCTCAGATATTTTGATGTCAGAGACAAAACATAAACATAACCTAAAACATATAATTGGACAAGATTGCTAGTTATATATATTTGATCCAACAAACATACATTATTGATTATTATTTCATGGTGCATGGTTTGCAAAGAGGAAGGTTGGTGAGGGTAGGGTCATGCATGGAGGTATGGTGGGATATGGAATCCTAATGATGGTGAGAGTTGAACATAAAAACAATAATATTGGTTTCCGGTAATTAAGTCAAAAAATAGAAGCATCTTATGGTGCATGAAAtagtatttaatttgttttatcaaATAATAATCAAGGCAACGATGTCGGTGATGATGATTTGTGCATTGTCATATATTATAAATGGTAAAAGAGTAATGTTAGAGAGTTAATTTGTTTAGTTAATAtcggttaattttttaaaaattattttatttatcttaaattttagattataattataaaatcttaattttatatTCTAAATTATAAACATAAACTCTAAAATTGCTTAATATTTGACTAACTAAACATTTGTTCTCTATACTTTCTCACGATGAAATTAGCCTATGTTTAATTAAGTAATGTTAcatgtatactaaaatcagctatcaaagtcagccaccagtataaaatacatattgaaaataaattaaatcacacatgtatttatacacaaatacattggtagttgattttagtggctgattttagtgtacaaatagcatttttgtgtTTAATTACACCGTTTAACACAAAATATTGTTAAGTAGGTTAAGGGTGGTTGGATATAGTTAGTTTtcgaattaattattttttattactttCTGTTACACtttctattattattatgcaACCACTTTCTGTTACACAAAAAATTGTGCTGTACTTCTCAATCTTCTAATGGGAATTATGCTTTCTTCTTTCACAAGTTACTGAACCTAGAAACTCTGTTCTTCTATGCACATATAGTTCATACACCAATACTGGTTTAACATTGAAGAACAAATAAGTTGTGCATTGTTGGAATTGAAATCTTATGAAGTTTGAAAGATCATCAACAAATACTTCACAACCTCATCTGCTGCTACTAGAATTTAGAGCATAAGATCACAACTTAAATCTATAAGATGAGTGGTTAAGCTTCAAATTGATGTTGACTCTTTACTACAGGAGTATCGGATTTAAATATTGAATATTCAAGGAGTCCAATTCCTAGTTTCTAAGCATAGAGAGAAGAGTGGACCTATAGAAAAAGGTTGTGAAAAGAAGAACTTAAATTGAGAATTTTAAATGAAGTTGAATATAGTATGAATGATGATAAAACTAATGTTGATTGATTGGGAAAGTGCAGAATGTCGAAATTTTTATGAATGAAGGATATATTGATAATGATTGATTGATATTGCATAATTAATGGCATATGCTATACTAATTAGACGTCAGAATGTGAGGAGAGATTTCAAGTTTTGAAGTAGAAATTGACTGTAATACCTGTGTTAGTATTGTCTGAACCTAATGAACTTTTTGAGGTGTATTGTGATGCATCGTTATTGAAAGATTTAGGGTGTGTGCTGATGCAACACCGAAATATTGTGACATATGTTTCACAACAGTTGAGACCACACGAAATAAATTACTCAACTCACGACCTGAAATTCGTTGTAGTTGTATTGGCGCTAAAAGTTTGGAGATATTATCTGTACGTAATTAAGTTTCAAGTTTTCTCTAACTACAAGAATTTGAGATATCACTTTgaccaaaaatttaaaaatatattaagcatgtcattcaatcatttcaaaattagaattatttagaatTGTTGGagcataatatttttttttctcgcTTATGATGAAGATATATTAAAAAGGTTTTACTACCAAATATACAGCTGTTATCTGCCTATATTACCATTTTTATGAGAAAATCCGACAATCACAACAAAAATATAAACATTCAATTATTTATCGTTGGATATTACAATTTGTCGCTAAAATCAACACAAATATAATCTTGCATTTATCATCAAATTGTTCCAACAAAAATTTCAACAGTAATTCCTGTCCTAAATTCTAAAATGTGAACCCTAATAATATATCAAAACAACTTATTATTAGCCATATATGGCAGTaaactcttcttttctctttctcagtttctcactTTTTTCCCCTATGGCATTGAGTTATATATAGATAGCCCTACAACTTTCGGTGATACTTGATTACATTTTGAAACGGGGTGTTAATCATATAATGATGTAGTCTATTCTAAtataataaagaaagaaagaaaaaaaaaactaaaatcatTTCAAATGAAATGCCTTTATTCTTTATAGCCCTAGCACAACAAGAAACAAACTTTGACCCTTTATTTTAGATTCACAACTTTAGGATTAACTTTCTCCATAAATGATGAAATGGATTGAAAGGCATTATACAAATATAA from Arachis ipaensis cultivar K30076 chromosome B02, Araip1.1, whole genome shotgun sequence harbors:
- the LOC107628143 gene encoding uncharacterized protein LOC107628143, whose protein sequence is MGNCVFKGLQNGVLEDMKVKVVTSNGGIMELYSPITVECITNEFPGHGIFRRYHNMISEPLSNGEELHGGQIYYLLPLNPTLLSSSSKRVPITETNNPNITPYRMSTCEKNTNPNPNNNKNTWWEPHEVLPRYNNTGVWKVKLVISPEKLSEILAQDSRTEALIESVRTVAKCGSGVAPSSSMTNSDQWSVCSSSCKGSTFGVDS